A genomic segment from Salmo trutta chromosome 38, fSalTru1.1, whole genome shotgun sequence encodes:
- the LOC115177913 gene encoding LOW QUALITY PROTEIN: transmembrane protease serine 6-like (The sequence of the model RefSeq protein was modified relative to this genomic sequence to represent the inferred CDS: inserted 1 base in 1 codon) — MERVSSCLQSPLGAYRGSDREETAIYGEYLLHLPSFSITETDPKVVELLKASFDCYRYQVVSSSTAVAMRGPNTQRSSCLWHLRAPQGTSTQSFRLELRMEWLLPECRDRLAVYDGLTPTDTHLITSLYGCSRQERVVHVLSSGKWMTVVWKQGLYNYKDPFSLSAQAWTTEVCSSNIELQPVSGVQGSLRTPFYPSYYPPDTNCTWTFTVPSADYGLSLEFEGYELSRANYNQACTQGQWMVQNRRFCGMRGLQPYAERLYLLSTATSIVVTSEVSITGPGLQVHYSLFNQSDPCHGQFLCTLNGLCVPACDGIKDCPNGLDERNCVCIAQYQCPEDSQCVDYFKVCDQHPDCLEAMDEENCTEGVQCTDKTYVCVDGTCLKKPNPECDFITDCPDASDERHCDCGLRQFTSRVVGGVNATEGEWPWQVSLQIGGRHVCGGALVSSQWVVSAAHCFYDDRLSPRAGTVYLGKFLLNRSRTPXRVQQILLHQYYDDETHDYDLALLRLERPAAPGTLAQPACLPSPTHQQEPGLLCWVTGWGALREGG; from the exons ATGGAGCGAGTCAGCAGCTGCCTACAGAGTCCACTCGGGGCCTACAgagggagcgacagagaggagACTGCTATCTATGGAGAATATCTGTTGcatcttccctctttctctatcaCAG AAACAGACCCCAAAGTTGTAGAACTTTTGAAAGCTTCATTTG ACTGCTACAGGTACCAGGTGGTCAGCTCCAGCACAGCTGTGGCTATGAGGGGACCTAATACCCAGCGCTCGTCCTGCCTTTGGCACCTCAGGGCCCCACAAGGCACCAGCACCCAGAGTTTCAGACTGGAGCTGAGGATGGAGTGGCTGCTACCAGAGTGTAGAGATAGACTGGCTGTCTATGATGGTTTAACGCCTACTGATACTCACCTCATCACCTC tcTGTATGGCTGCAGCAGACAAGAGCGTGTTGTTCATGTGTTGTCATCAGGAAAGTGGATGACAGTGGTCTGGAAACAGGGTCTCTACAACTACAAAGACCCCTTCTCCCTGTCTGCACAGGCCTGGACCACTGAAG tgtgttCCTCCAACATAGAGCTGCAGCCAGTATCAGGGGTACAGGGTAGTCTACGTACCCCCTTCTATCCCAGTTACTACCCACCAGACACCAACTGTACCTGGACATTCACT GTGCCCTCTGCAGACTATGGACTATCTCTGGAGTTTGAAGGTTATGAGCTGAGCAGGGCCAACTATAACCAGGCCTGTACACAGGGACAGTGGATGGTACAAAaccgcag GTTCTGTGGGATGAGAGGTCTCCAGCCGTATGCTGAGcgcctctacctcctctccacaGCAACCAGCATTGTCGTGACGTCCGAGGTGTCAATCACAGGGCCTGGACTCCAGGTCCACTACAGCCTCTTCAACCAATCAGATC CCTGTCATGGTCAGTTCCTGTGTACTCTAAATGGTCTGTGTGTTCCAGCCTGTGATGGCATCAAAGACTGCCCCAACGGACTGGACGAGAGGAACTGTG tgtgtataGCCCAGTACCAGTGTCCAGAGGACAGTCAGTGTGTTGACTACTTCAAGGTGTGTGACCAGCACCCAGACTGCCTAGAGGCCATGGATGAAGAGAACTGCACTGAGG gtGTGCAGTGTACAGACAAGACGTATGTGTGTGTTGATGGGACGTGTCTGAAGAAGCCTAACCCAGAGTGTGACTTCATCACCGACTGTCCTGATGCCTCCGATGAGAGACACTGTG ACTGTGGTCTGAGGCAGTTCACCAGTCGCGTTGTGGGAGGAGTCAACGCTACTGAAGGGGAGTGGCCTTGGCAGGTCAGCCTTCAGATCGGTGGACGTCATGTCTGTGGGGGGGCTCTGGTCTCCAGCCAATGGGTGGTCTCCGCTGCCCACTGTTTCTATGACGACCG tctctctcccagaGCGGGGACGGTCTACCTAGGTAAGTTCCTATTGAACCGCAGCAGGACGC TTCGGGTGCAGCAGATCCTCCTGCACCAGTACTACGATGACGAGACACACGATTATGACTTGGCTTTGCTGCGACTGGAGAGACCTGCAGCTCCAGGCACCCTGGCCCAGCCCGCCTGCCTGCCATCACCTACACACCAGCAAGAACCTGGGCTACTCTGTTGGGTCACGGGCTGGGGGGCACTGCGTgaaggag GGTAG
- the LOC115178125 gene encoding complement C1q tumor necrosis factor-related protein 1, translating into MLGVCLSVLLLLPLASSIPSPSRPPPRLCRRCCDPLQPPESSAARPAHHAAATPEVHTYINMTILKGDNGDRGDKGMPGKNGKEGPHGYRGPMGPQGTKGQAGTPGDACKPQHSSFSVGRRKSLHSIDYYQALVFDTVFVNLYEHFNMFKGKFYCFIPGIYFFNVNIHTWNFKETYLHLMHNDKEQVILYAQPRERSIMQSQSVMMDLALNDEVWVRLYKRERENAVYSDDVDVYITFNGYLVAPSVQ; encoded by the exons ATGTTGGGGGTGTGTCTGTCCGTCCTATTGCTCCTCCCCCTGGCCTCGTCCatcccctccccctccagacctCCCCCAAGACTATGCAGACGATGCTGCGACCCCCTGCAGCCCCCAGAATCCTCTGCTGCACGCCCTGCCCACCACGCCGCCGCCACGCCAGAGGTCCACACCTACATCAACATGACCATACTCAAAG GTGATAACGGTGACAGAGGAGATAAAGGCATGCCAGGGAAAAATGGTAAAGAAGGTCCCCATGGTTACCGGGGTCCCATGGGTCCTCAAGGGACTAAGGGCCAGGCGGGCACCCCGGGAGATGCCTGTAAGCCGCagcactcctccttctctgtaGGGAGACGTAAATCCCTCCACAGTATAGACTACTACCAGGCCCTGGTGTTTGACACAGTGTTCGTCAACCTCTACGAGCACTTCAACATGTTCAAAG GTAAATTCTACTGCTTCATCCCAGGTATCTACTTCTTCAACGTGAACATCCACACGTGGAACTTCAAGGAGACCTACCTCCACCTGATGCACAATGATAAGGAGCAGGTGATCCTGTACGCCCAGCCCAGAGAGAGGTCCATCATGCAGAGTCAGAGTGTTATGATGGACCTGGCGCTGAACGATGAGGTGTGGGTCAGGCTCtacaagagggagagggagaacgcCGTCTATAGTGATGACGTGGATGTCTATATTACCTTTAATGGATACTTGGTGGCGCCTAGTGTCCAGTGA